In Tsuneonella sp. CC-YZS046, the genomic window TATGATTTCGGCGGGATCACCCTCACCTCGCTGACCGGCTATTCCGAACTGGATTTCCAGAACACCACGGAAGGCGGCGGCACCGCGCTGGTCGATCTCGACCTGCGCGACGATTCCGGCAAGATCAAGAGCTTCACCCAGGAAGTGCGCCTGAGCAACGACGCATCCAACCGGCTGCGCTTCACCATCGGCGCGAACTACGAAAAGACCAGCGTCTATGAGAAGACCTATTTGGCCTATCGGGACACCAGCTCGACCTATGTGAACGGGATCACGGTCAGCAGCTATTGGTCCGATCAGGACATGAAGAACTACGCGGCGTTCGGTAATCTGGAATTCGACGTCACCGATCAGATCACGCTGAAGGGCGGCATTCGCCAGACCAAGGCAAAGCGCAAGGCGCACTCCTTCAACGGCGACATGCCGGAATATCCGATCACCCCGCAGGACGTTACTTTCGTCGGCACCCCGGGCGTGACGCTGACCAACTTCTTCAATGCGCTGTATGGCGTAATCGGCCCGATCTATGGCGGGCCCAGCTATGCCATTCCGACGATTACATCAGGCGGCTCGATCATTCTCGACACGCGCGGCGTCAATCTGGCCGATCCCAGCCAGAGCACTCCGGTCGATCCGTCGACCTTCCTGACGGCCGCTCCTGTCGACGTGTCCCTCAACGAAAACAGCACTTCGTGGATGCTCGGCGCGGACTTCAAGCCGAACGACGACCTGCTGCTCTACGTGAACGTTTCCAAGGGCTACAAGGCCGGCAGCGCTCCCCACGTTTCAGGTTCCATCTTCGATGCCTATTCCACGGTGAAGCAGGAATCGATCCTCGCCTACGAAGCGGGCTTCAAGGCCGACCTCGCCGATCGCAAGATAAGCCTGACCGGCGCCGGGTTCTATTACGACTACAAGAACAAGCAGACCCGCGCCAAGTTCGTCGACCCCATCTTCGGCGCGCTCGACAGGCTGCTGAACGTTCCCAAGTCGAAGATCTGGGGTGCGGAACTGCAGCTTGACGCACGGCCGGTTCCAGGCCTCACCCTGTCGGCTTCCGCGACCTATCTCAACGCCAAGGTGAAGAAATACGAGGGCGCGATCGGCATCGAATCCATCGAAGGCTTGCTGTTCCCGGTCAATGCATCCTTCAAGAACGTTCGCCTGCCCTATGCGCCGAAGCTGCAGTATTCGGCCCGCGCCGATTACGAGTTCGATCTCAATTCGAACCTCGTCGGCCTGCTCGGCGTCGGCGTGAACGGCCAGACCAAGAGCTATTCGGCCCTGGTCGTGCAAGGATCGGACCTGTTTGGCGCCCCCTCTGATCTCTACGACATCAATGCCCGCACCCTGGTGAATGCCAATATCGGCGTGGGTTCGTCGGATGGGAAATGGCGCGTCACCGTGTGGGGCGAGAACATCTTCAATAAATATTACTGGGTCAACGCGACCCAGGCCTACGACACCTTTGTGCGCTATACCGGCCGCCCGGCCGAATATGGCGTGACCGTTGGCCTGAAATTCTGATCCAAGCTGACACATGCCGGGCGCCCCTGCGGGACGCCCGGCATGCAATCTACCCTATGCTGGCGGGGTTGAACCGAATCCCCCGTTTGCATGGAATGGCAATGGGGAAACCTGAGCCAAGCGTAATGTCGCTTTACCGTTGCGACATTACTCTACTCCATCGGCCGGAAGCGAATTCGACTGTCAAGTGTCGCTTGACACGCGACGAGATGCCGCCCATAAGTCGCCTGCAACCTGACTCATGGAAATCGAGAGCATCACTCACAAAGCACTTCGCAAGTTGGTTGAAACCGGCAACATAAAGGGCGTGATTGAACCTCGCCGGGTTCGCAACATGATCCAGTTCATTGTCGATGCTGGCAGCTTCGATGAGCTTGCCACTCCTCCGAACTTCGGGTTCCATGCTCTCAAGGAAAAACGCGTCGGCACTTTCGCAATGATCGTCACCAAGAACTGGCGGATGACATTCGCCAAGGTCGATGAGCAAACCATCGCCAACCTCGATCTGGGGGACTACCATTGATGGCTATTCAGATGCACCCCTCGCTTCGCATCCCTGCCGGTGTGTGGCTCAAAGAGGAAATCGTTGAGCCTTACGGCCTCACGGTCACGGGTGTTGCCGACCACCTCAAGGTCAGCCGCCAGAACATGAGTGCGCTCCTCAATGGCAAGACCGGCCTGTCCGCCGAAATGGCAATCAGGTTTGAAAAGGCATTCGGCATCAAGGCCGACACGCTCATGCGTATGCAGTCTGCTTACGAATTGGCTCAGGCGCGCGGGCATGAAGATGAGATCGACGTGAAACGCGTGCCCGAAATCGCGTAACGGATGGAACGACGCCGCTCAGGATAAGGCACTGTTTCGTCATTACCCCGGTCCCACTCTCGTCATCCCAGCGAAGGCTGGGATCGTTGTAGGCAACGCCCTGCCCCCGCCGCCCGAGATGCCCACCGAAGGGCTGGCGTGACGAAGGCCAATATGGCGTTCCACCTTTCCTACATCGCGGAAATCTGCCTTGTCCCGAGGGATGAAACGCAGAGCATCCCGCGCCGCCCGCCGGCCCCTTAACTCCTCATTCCCGCCTGCCCCGTCAGGCATGCGGGGAAGCGCCTCCGCAAAAGGTCACACCGGACACGCACCGGATAATCGCCATGGAGCAGCGGTTCGCCTTGCGAAAGCGGGTGCGCGCAGACCGAAATCGAAATGCACATTTCCGGCGTTCTGCGTCAACCGGCGCGCGCCGCCCCTGCTTCGGGCAGCCCGCCTTTTGCTTGGCTATGCGCGCTTCTTGCCTGATCTTGCAGATGGATTGATGATTTTGCACGACAATGTCATGCCAAGCTCGAAACATCCATAATATCGGAGAGAGGCGGACGATGCATCCGGCCAAGCACGCTGAAACCAATCCCGCCAAGCCGGCGCTGATCTATCCCGATCAGGGCCTTGTCATGGATTTCGCCACCCTCGACGCGCTTTCCAACCGGCATGCGCATCAATTGCGCGCGATGGGCCTGCAGCGCGGCGATGTCGTCGCGTTCCTGTTCGGCAACGGCCCGGAAGTCTTCATCGCCAGCTGGGCCGCGCAGCGCTCCGGCCTTTACGCCACCTCGATCTCCAACCGCCTGAGCGCAGCCGATGTCGCCTATATCCTCCGGGATTCCGGCGCGAAACTGCTGCTCGCGTCGGACAGTCTGGCGGAGCTTGCCGCCGCCGCGACAGTGGACCTGCCCGATCTCAAGGCCTTCCTGTGGAACGCGCAAGACGGCAGGCTCGGGAACTGGTCCGCATTGGCCTCGACCCAGCCCGCCAGCCCGATCGCCGACGAAAGCGCGGGCAACGACCTGCTCTATTCCTCCGGCACCACCGGCAGGCCGAAGGGGGTCAAGCCGGTGCTGCCCGAAGGCCCGATCCACGACGAAACCCCGCTGACGCGGATGGGCAGCAGCCTCTACGGGATGAGTCCGGATACGGTCTATCTTTCGACCTCGCCGATGTATCATGCCGCGCCGCTGCGCTGGGCGCTCACCGTCCAGCGGCTGGGCGGCAGCGTGGTGATGATGCATCGCTTCGACCCGGAGGAAGCGCTCAAGCTGATCGAAGCCCACAGGATCACCCATTCCACCTTCGTTCCCACCCATTTCGTGCGGATGCTCAAGCTGCCGGATGAGGTGCGGCAACGCTACGATGTCGGTTCGCTGGAGGCGGTGATCCACGCGGCCGCGCCCTGCCCGGTCGATGTGAAGCGCGCGATGATCGAATGGTTCGGCCCCGTGCTGCATGAATATTACGCGGGGACGGAGACTTGCGGCATCACCGCGATCAATACCGAGGAATGGCTGCGCAAGCCCGGCTCGGTCGGCCGGGCCGTGCTCGGCACGACGCGGATCATCGGTGAAAACGGAGAGGAATTGCCAGCCGGGGAAACGGGCCAGATCTTCTTCTCCGACGGGCCGAAATTCGAATATCTCAACGATCCCGAAAAGACCGCGGCCGCCCATAACGACAAGGGCTGGGCAACCATTGGCGATATCGGCCATGTCGATGAAGACGGCTTCCTGTTCCTGACCGACCGCAAGAGCTTCATGATCATCTCGGGCGGGGTGAACATCTATCCGCAGGAAATCGAGAATGTCCTCGTCACCCATCCCAAGGTGCTGGACGCGGCAGTGTTCGGCGTGCCGGACGATGAAATGGGGGAGCGGGTGCTGGCGGTGATCCAGCCGGTGGCCGGCGTCGCCGGCGATGCCGCGCTGGCGGACGAGCTGCGGCAATTCACGCGGGAACGGCTGGGCGGAGTCAAGACCCCGAAGGACTTCGATTTCCGGGAAGAATTGCCCCGCGAACCTACCGGCAAGCTGATGAAGCGCAAGCTGTTCGACGAATACCGGCAGGCCGCCACCAATGCCGGATAGGCGCGGAAAAGGCGGCGCTATTGCAGCCCGGCGGAGCGCCAGGCGCTGGGCGTCTGCCCGGCGAAATTGCGGAACGCGCGGGTGAAGTGGCTCTGGCTCTTGAAGCCCAGCGCATCGGCCACTTGCGCAATCGACAGGCCGCTGCTCGCCAGCAATTCCTGCGCCCGTTCCAGCCGCGATTTCATCACGAACTTGTGCGGGCTCATGCCGGTGGCCCGCTTGAATACGCGGCAGAAATGGGATGGCGTAAGCCCCGCCTCCTCCGCCAGCGCCTCGACATTATGGTCGGCTTCAGGCCGCTCCAGCACGGAGTTCATGATGTGATGGATGCGAAAGGCCGAAAATTCGGACGTCGGGAAGACGGGGGAATTGCCGGTCAGCGGGCCATGCAGCATATGCGCCTTGAGCGCCTCCACCAGCGTCGAGACATAGACCTGACGGTCAGCGGTTTGCGGGGCATACAGCTCGGCCAGCACCTGGCGGGTCAGGGCCACGCCCAGCGGGTCGGAGAAGGCGAAGCGCAAGCGCTGGAACTGGTCGAGACCCGGCGCCGCGTTGAATTCATGCGAGGCGATGCTCAGCGTGACCACATCCAGCTCGCCATCCACCAGCCAGCCGGTGGGCCGGCCCGCCGGCACGATGGTCGCGCAGCCGGGAATGGAGCTTGCCTCGCTCCAGCCGTCCCGCAGCCAGGTCTTCACCTTGGGCTTGCCGCCGATATGCACCACGAAGGTCGGGTTCGGCAGCGCGGGCAATTCATAGCTGCCGACGAATTGCCGCCAGCGCGACAGGCGCCAGCTACGGTCCTTGCCGCCCAGATCGATGTCCGCGCCACGGCCCAGGACATCGGAAATGATCTCCTCGTTGGTCCAGGTTTCTCCCATCGCACCGGCTCTCAGGCAGGCCGCAGAACCACATTCAGATCCTTCACTCCATTGATGAAATTGGACCTGAATCGGCGCGACGGCGCAGTTATCTCGAAAGAGGTAACACGATCCGCCAGTATTTCGAAGGCCACCCGCAACTGCATCTCGGCAAGGCGCGACCCCACGCAGACATGCTGCCCGGAACCGAAACCCACATGGGGTATCCTCTCCCGGGTCAGGTCGAACCGGTCGGCGCGATCGAACACGCTTTCGTCCCGATTGCCCGAGGCATACCACAGCACCACCTTATCCCCTTTGGCGATGCGGGCGCCGCCCAGTTCCGTATCCTCGGTGGCGGTGCGGCGCATATGCAGCACCGGGCTGGCATAGCGCACCATCTCGGCCGCCCCCTTCTTGAGTATCTCGGCGTTCTGGCGGACCAGCTGCCATTGGTCCGGATTGTCGGAAAAGGCGCGGACGGTGTGGGAGAGGGAATTGCGCGTGGTTTCATTGGCGCCCACCAGCACCAGGATCAGATTGCCGAGGAAATCGCGATAGGGCACCGGCTCGCCGCCCACTTCCATATTGGCGAGCAGGGTGGCGATATCCTCGCCCGGCTGGGCGCGGCGCTGGTTGAACAGTTCCTCGGCGAAGGTGAAGAATTCGGTGAGCGTCGCTGCCATCGCTTCCGGGCTCTGGCGGAAATCCGGATCGTCCTCGCCCACGAAGGCGTTGGTCCAGTGGTAGAGCCGGGTCCACATCTCCGAAGGAATGTCGAGCAGTTCGCACAGGGTGAGCAGCGGCAGCGGCGCGGACAGCAGGGGAACGAGATCGACCGCCTCGCCCAGCGGAATGGAATCGATCAGCCGTTCCGCCCGTTCGCGGATACGCATCTCGATCCCGCCCAGCCGGCCCGGCGAAACCGCGGGCATGATATGCTTGCGATACTGGGTGTGGACGGGCGGATCGATGGAGATGAACGGAATGCCGATGGCGCTGGCCCCCGCATTGGTCAGCCCCACCTCGTTCTCGTTGAAGATGCGGTGCCCGCCGTTCTTATGGGCGGACGAAAACAAGCCGGGGTTGCGGGACACTTCGATAATATCCGCATGACGGGTGACGGCCCAGAACCCCGCGCCATCCACTTCCGGGTTCCAGTGCACGGGATCGACGCGGCGCAATTCCGCGAATACATCCCACGGCACGCCCCGCTCGTAAAGGCCGGGGTCCTTGAGATCGACAGCCAACGCGCTTTCCATGGTCACTCTCCCCTAGGAGGGTTTCCCGCCGGGATTGGCGGGCAGATTGTCAAAGCGGCCTTCCGGCCGGAGCTTCGCATAGGCAGGAATGATCGGCGCCAGCTCCGCCGGGGTCGCGCCATGCAGGATCACGCCGTTCACGCCGAGGTCGAACTGGCCCAGCACCTTGCGGGCGCATTGCTCGGGCGAACCGCTGGCGGCGGGAGCGAGCCATTCGCCAGGCAGCAGCTCGGCGATCCGCTCAAGCTGCTCATGGGTCGCGCGGGCATCGACCCATCCGCCCATGTTGGCGATCACGGGCGCTTCGCGGAAACGCTTCAGCACTTCCTTGTCCCAGCCGTTCGTCTCCACCAGCAAGTCGCCATAGACTTGCAGATAGGTGGCGAGCCTGCCGACGCTCTTCTTCAGGTAGAGCTTCGGCTCGAGATGATCGCCCAGGGTGGCGAATACCGACCAGATGCGCAGCCGGTCCGGATCGCGGCCCGCCCGTTCCGCCGCGTCCCTGGCGATCCGCACCAGCCGGGCGGTGCCTTCCTCGCCGATATAGGTGTGCAGGATGATCGCGTCGAACACGCCCCCGGCGAACTCCACGGTCTTGGGGCCGAAGCCCACCAGCCCGATCGGAATGTCCTCGTCGAAGGCGGGGTCGAGCTGCAGCACGGGGAAGCGGCCGATCTCGCTCTCGTAATTCTCCACGCGCTCGCCGCGCCACAGCCGGCGGATCAGCGCCACGAATTCCGCCATCTGGGAATTGGTGGCGGGGGTAAGGCCGAAGGCCTTGATCTGGGGGATGATCCCGCGCGCGATACAGGGCAGGTAACGCCCGCCGGTGAGCCGGTGCATGGTGGTGGCATGGGCCGCGAACGGCATCGGATGGCGGGTGTTGTGGTTGGTGGCGGCGAGCGCGATGCCCAGCTTTTCCGTCACCGCACCGATGGCGCCGCACATGGTCGCGCCTTCCTTCACGTTGAAGCGTTCGGACAGGAACGTCGCGCCCAGCCCCAGCGCCTCCGCCTCATGGCATTCCGCGATGGCATCGCGCGGGCTTTCGACATGGCCGCCCAGCGCGTAATAGCCCAGCTCGTTGAATACCGTGGCGGCATATCTCGCTACATCGTTCATTCCATTATCCTCTTCCAGGCCGCGCGCTCACGCGCGTTCCCTCAGCAGTTCGACCCCGTTGCAATCCCGGACATGCCGGACATGGCGGTCCAGCATGGTCAGGAACATGCGGTCGCCCCGCTCGGTGCGCTTGACCAGCATCGCCGCGCAGACGGACACGACGATTCCGGCAAAGGTGAAATGGCGATAATCCCGGGCAAGATCCTGCTTGCCATATCCGGTCACGCCGCGGGCCAGCAGTTCATCGTGGTAGGTATCGAGCAGGGAGTTCTCCACCGCGCGGCGCTGCTCCGGATCGAACCCGCCGCCAATGACATAGGCGACATCGAGCGCGTTGAACCCCAGCGCCACCGATTGCCAGTCCAGCACCGCCAGCCGGTCCGGCGCGAACAGCATGTTGTCCGCGCGGAAATCATTGTGGACCACGCAGCGCGGGCGGTCGAGCGGGGCGGAATAGCCATCGTAGAATTCGGCGAAATCGTCGCAGGTGGCGACATGATCCGGCGACAGCATGTCCATATAGCGCTCGCGGAAACCGGGCCACATCTGGCGAAACACTTCGGCCGGGTAGAAGGCCTGCGCGATCCTGCCGGTTTCCAGCCAGGCAAAGGACGGTTCCTCCGCGCGGCCCCAGAACGAGGCATGGAGCCGCGCCGCTTCCAGCATGGCGCGCCGGGCATCCTCCACGCTCATGCCGGTCAGCTGGTTGCCCGGCTTCGCGCCTTGCACATCCTCCATCAGAATGAAGAAACTGCCGTCATCGGCCAGGCCGGTTGCATAGACGCCCGGCACGTCGACCAGCGCGGTGGCCGCCAGCTCGCGATAGAAGCGCACCTCGCGCTGATAGAGAGACCAGCTCCCTGCGATTTCGCGGCTGGAGGGATCGGACGATGCGATCTTGCACACCACGGAACGCGGCTCGCCATCCCGCGCGGCGTCCCCCTCGAACGCCAGCCGGTAGGTTTCCGCGAGCTGGCCGGTGCCGATCGGGCTTACCGCGACCGATTGCGGATCGAATTGCGGCGCGACTTGCCGAAGCCACGCCAGTCCCAGCGAATCCCGGGTCGGGATCTTGTCGTCATGCACTTGCAGGAACGCCTCCATCGGGTCGTCCCGCCCTTGCTTCCGGGCTTTCCTAGCGGCAGCCGAAGCCGCCAGTTGCCAACCCACCAGGGCGGATCATCCTCTTCCAAACACAGGGGCATTCCTACACCCTGCGCGCGAAGCTGGCATTGCTCTCAATTGCCCGAAAATTTGACCATTCTTGCGGGCATGGAAATCAGGGGAAAATCCCTGAGGCCCGACCCGCGAAAATCCGCCTTTCGCGCCCCTTACGGGCGCAGCGCCACCAGCACTTCGCCATATTCCACAAGGTCGCCATTCTCGAAGAACACGGCCTGCACCACACCCGCGCTTTCCGCGACCACCGGCGTCGTGCGATCCAGCACGTTCAGCACGCCCAGCGCGTCGCCGGCGGCAACCTGCGCGCCCGCTTCCACGCTGCGGGTGAACAGCCCCAGATGCGGCGCGCTGACGGATGTCGTGGCGGCATCTGCATCGACCTCGCCTTCGGCCTGCGTTGCCTCAAGCAGGGGATTGGGCTTGCCACCCGGCTTGGCCATGAATATCTGCCAGTCGGCCGATCTCACGCAGAGGTCCAGCCATGGCGATTGCCTGAAGTCGCGCAGGATTGCCCGGATTTCGTCGACTGGCTGGCTCATCCCGCGCGCTCCTCCATCAAGGCAAGCATCGCGGGCAGAACCGGGGTGGTGAAGAATCGGCTCGCCCCCGCCTTCGCCGCGCCGCGCACCACCTCCGGGTTGCCGAGGCTGCGGCCGCGCACCGCCGCCTGTCCGGCCACGGCCTGCGCCAGTTCCTCGACAGAACCTTCCGCAAGCACCCCGTCCACATCCAGCGCGGCGCCCGCGCCATCCGCGTCGAGCGGCTGGACCGCGGCTCTGATCTCCGCCGGCAGCCATTCGATCAGCTTGCCGAGATAGGGATCGGCGGTTTCCGTGGGTATCTCGGTCGGCAGAAGCCCGGCGAACACCTTGCCTTCGCCGCCGTCGATCGTCACCTGCTGGCCCACCCGGTCGGTCAACCCCGCCCCGGTGCCGACCACGCAAGGGCGGCCGAGGGCACGGCTGACCACAGCCGCGTGGGAGGTCGAGCCGCCCTGCTCCGTCACCACGCCGCGCGCGGCAATCATGCCGTGCACATCGTCCGGACTGGTGGTCTTGCGCACGAGGATCACATCCTCGCCCGCCGCCGCACGCTTTTCCGCTTCGTCGGGATCGCCGACCAGCACGCCGGAGGCCGCGCCGGGGCAGGCCCCCTCGCCCTGCGCGATCAGCTCGGAGTCGTCGCCACCCGCGAGGCGCGGCAGAAGCACGGCCACCGCCTGTTCGGCCGTGACCCTGGACAAGGCCGTGGCCGGGTCGATCCGCCCTTCCTCCACCATATCCACGGCAAAGCGGATCGCCGCCTGCGGCGCGCGCTTGGCCGAGCGGCTCTGCAGCAGGTAAAGCTGGCCGGACTGCACCGTAAATTCGATATCCTGCACGTCGCCATGCTTGCGTTCGAGCAAGGCGGACGCTTCGAGCAGCGCGGCATGGGCCTGCGGCTCCCGCTCCTTCATCGCATCAAGCGGCAGCGGCGTGAACTTGCCCGAAACGACATCCTCGCCCTGCGCGCGCGGGAGATACTCGCCATAAGGCACATTCTCGCCGGTTAGCGGATTGCGGCTGAACAGCACGCCCGTGCCGCTCCGCTCATCCAGATTGCCGAAGATCATGGCCTGCACCGTGACCGCCGTGCCGAGATCGTCGGAAATATTGTTATGCTGGCGATAGCGCTTGGCGCGGCGGGTGTTCCAGCTGTCGAACACCGCCTGGATCGCCGACATCAATTGCTCGCGCGCCGAACCCGGCAATGGCGCGCCGAGCGAAGCCAGTTCCTCGCGCCATGCGGAAGGGGCCTTTGCGGCATCGAGTTCGACCGGCTGCTTGAGCACGATGGCCGAATACAGCTCCACGAAACGGCGATGGGTGTCGCGGGCGAAGTCGGCCATGCCGGTTTCCGCCGCCAGCGCCGCCTCGCCCTCATCATCGATGCCGAGATTGAGCACCGTATCCATCATGCCTGGCATGGAGATCGCCGCGCCCGAACGCACGGAGAGCAGCAAGCGCTTCTCGCCCTGGCCGAAGCTGCGGCCGATCCGGCCTTCGAGCCAGGCGAGCGCGCTGTCGATCTCCTGTTCCAGCCCGGCCGGGAAAGCGCCGCTTTCCAGATAGGCGAGGCAGGCCCTGGTGGTGATCGCGAAAGCGGGGGGAACGGGCAGGCCCAGCGCCTGCATATCCGCGATGGATTTCGCCTTCCCGCCGACCAGATCGCGCGTGACTTCGGTTTGCCCGTCAAGCAGGACGGACCACGAATTACCGGACATTCTCAATCTACTCCTGCCGCTCGCGGCCCATGATCCGCAGCAGATCCTCATGCAGCTCGAACCACACGGTGTGATAGCTTTCGCGCCGGATATCGCTCACCCATTCGTGATCGCCATCCTCGGCCGCTTCGAGCGCAGCCAGCAGCTTCTTCCCGAAGATGGCAAGGCGCGGCAATTGCGCTGCAAGCCGCTTGATGATCGGCTCGACCTGCTCATGCACCGCGCCCAGCCGGTCGATGATCCCGGCGTCATAATCCGGATCGGAGTGATCGTTGGCGACTTTCTTCCCACCCACGCTCATGGTCTGCCAGTCGGTAATCACTTGCTTGAGCGCAACATTGACCCGCTCGAACGCCTCGTAAGGCTGCACGAAGGCCGGGTTTTCCCGCAGATCGCCATAATGCAGCGAATAGCGCGAGCGCAGCGCCACATCCGTCAGCGGAGTCAGCGCGTAGCGATCATTATGCATCACCGCCCGCCCCGTCTCCACCGCACGCGCCAGCTCACGCTCCACCGTTTCCAGCGGCAGGCCGACGATCCCGGCGATCTCGGAAGGTTCGGAGTGGCGTTTCAGCGCAGTGCCATGCAGCACCGTGTCGCGGACATCCATGGTCAGCCCTCCCCGACCAGCCAGACGCGGGCCGTGCGCTCCACGTTGTTCTGATAATCCTCCGCCGTCTTGGCGGCGGCGGTGGCTTCGATCGTCACGGTGTCGCCATCGCGAATACCGGTGATCTTCGCGTTCATCACGCAAGGAATGTTATATTCCCGCGTCAGGATTCCGAGATGGGAACGGACCGTGCCGCCCGCGCAGATCACGCCCGCGAACTGATCGATGATCGGCGCGGTCAGCGTGCCGCCCGAATCGTCGATCACGGCGATGGTGCCGGGAGGAACGCCCTCGGACAGATAGGACAGCACCCGTTCGTTGGAACGTATATAGCGTGCGACTCCGGTCACATCTTGATTGTGGCGAACGACATTGTCGCCCACTCCACGCAGCGTGCGCCCCTGCTCATCGGCATCGGCGGTCGGCGCATCGGGATGGGCGAACATGAAGTTCTCCGCATCACCTGCGGCGCCATCCTTCGGCTTGTAGATTTCCGGCCGTTCCTCCGCCGAAATGGAAGCCGACCAGTCAAACCGATGGCCGCTCGCCAGGATGCGCTGCTCGATCTCCTGCATCATCCCGGCAGTCACGAGGCTGTCATTGCCGCGCATGGCGAAGTGGTTCCATTCCTGGCCCGATTGATGCCACGCCTCGCGAATCTTCTCACGCAGCAGACCCAGAGTCGCCTCCACCAGCGGCGAAGCGACCGGCCGTTGATACTGGACGGAATCGATTGGCAGCTTTTTCAAGCCACACCCCTCCTTTTCTTTCGTTCCGAGAACTTGCCCCTTATAGACGGCAGAGACAATAGCCGGGAAATTGTCGGACGATATTGACTGATTATCTTGAATTGTTCAAGGCCCTAATCGCATATGATCGAAGATGGAAGGATAAAGGCGGAGTGAGCAAGGGAATGCGCATTCTCATCACCAATGATGATGGGATCGATA contains:
- a CDS encoding aminoglycoside phosphotransferase family protein; protein product: MGWQLAASAAARKARKQGRDDPMEAFLQVHDDKIPTRDSLGLAWLRQVAPQFDPQSVAVSPIGTGQLAETYRLAFEGDAARDGEPRSVVCKIASSDPSSREIAGSWSLYQREVRFYRELAATALVDVPGVYATGLADDGSFFILMEDVQGAKPGNQLTGMSVEDARRAMLEAARLHASFWGRAEEPSFAWLETGRIAQAFYPAEVFRQMWPGFRERYMDMLSPDHVATCDDFAEFYDGYSAPLDRPRCVVHNDFRADNMLFAPDRLAVLDWQSVALGFNALDVAYVIGGGFDPEQRRAVENSLLDTYHDELLARGVTGYGKQDLARDYRHFTFAGIVVSVCAAMLVKRTERGDRMFLTMLDRHVRHVRDCNGVELLRERA
- a CDS encoding acetyl-CoA carboxylase biotin carboxyl carrier protein subunit is translated as MSQPVDEIRAILRDFRQSPWLDLCVRSADWQIFMAKPGGKPNPLLEATQAEGEVDADAATTSVSAPHLGLFTRSVEAGAQVAAGDALGVLNVLDRTTPVVAESAGVVQAVFFENGDLVEYGEVLVALRP
- a CDS encoding PEP-utilizing enzyme; translated protein: MKKLPIDSVQYQRPVASPLVEATLGLLREKIREAWHQSGQEWNHFAMRGNDSLVTAGMMQEIEQRILASGHRFDWSASISAEERPEIYKPKDGAAGDAENFMFAHPDAPTADADEQGRTLRGVGDNVVRHNQDVTGVARYIRSNERVLSYLSEGVPPGTIAVIDDSGGTLTAPIIDQFAGVICAGGTVRSHLGILTREYNIPCVMNAKITGIRDGDTVTIEATAAAKTAEDYQNNVERTARVWLVGEG
- a CDS encoding pyruvate, phosphate dikinase, which produces MSGNSWSVLLDGQTEVTRDLVGGKAKSIADMQALGLPVPPAFAITTRACLAYLESGAFPAGLEQEIDSALAWLEGRIGRSFGQGEKRLLLSVRSGAAISMPGMMDTVLNLGIDDEGEAALAAETGMADFARDTHRRFVELYSAIVLKQPVELDAAKAPSAWREELASLGAPLPGSAREQLMSAIQAVFDSWNTRRAKRYRQHNNISDDLGTAVTVQAMIFGNLDERSGTGVLFSRNPLTGENVPYGEYLPRAQGEDVVSGKFTPLPLDAMKEREPQAHAALLEASALLERKHGDVQDIEFTVQSGQLYLLQSRSAKRAPQAAIRFAVDMVEEGRIDPATALSRVTAEQAVAVLLPRLAGGDDSELIAQGEGACPGAASGVLVGDPDEAEKRAAAGEDVILVRKTTSPDDVHGMIAARGVVTEQGGSTSHAAVVSRALGRPCVVGTGAGLTDRVGQQVTIDGGEGKVFAGLLPTEIPTETADPYLGKLIEWLPAEIRAAVQPLDADGAGAALDVDGVLAEGSVEELAQAVAGQAAVRGRSLGNPEVVRGAAKAGASRFFTTPVLPAMLALMEERAG